CCGGAGCATCGCTCCCTCGCACTCCACGCCCTGGGGACGTACGAGCGGCAGGAAGTCGCGCGCAGCAACACTGGCGCACTCGTAGCCCCTCTCCACGAAGCGCGGCCACCAGGGTTCGATGGCGCGCGCGCTCGCCAGGAACGTCTGCACGTTCATGTCCCGGTGGGCGCCGCAATTGCGGAGATCCACCAGCCCGGGCTTCGGCGTCAGCAGCAGCTCCGTCCGCAGCGCCTGGTCGGCATATGCGGCGACGAGGCTCGCCGTGCTCGCCGGATGGAGTCCGGAGAGCAGATCGGAGAGCGCGATGTCAAGCGTCGGCGTGCAGACCGAAATCACTGGCGATCCTCGCTATCGCATCGAGCACACGCTCGAGGGGGTGGCGGCGCGAGCGGGCGCATTCCCGTGCGGGCTGGTCGCACACCAGGCAACGCCGCTCTGGATGCCCGAGCTGCTTGCGCGACAGCATGCGAGGACCGGGCGCGATCACGTCGAGGTCCCAGAGCCTTCCCAGCGGGTGCCGATCTTCCAGCTCGATGGTGGCCGCCTTCAAGATCTCTGGCTCCCCGTCGATGACATAGAGCGCTTCCGGGCCGGTCTGCTGCCACGAGACTTCGCGCGACAGGACGGGCCAGCGCCTGTCGCTCGCTGTCGTCTCCAGCTCGCCGAGTGCCAGCTCCAGCACGCTCCGTTGCAACCAGCCATCCTTCAGCGGGCCCGGCATCACGAGGGTCAT
This sequence is a window from Candidatus Eisenbacteria bacterium. Protein-coding genes within it:
- the citX gene encoding citrate lyase holo-[acyl-carrier protein] synthase; the encoded protein is MRALVAIVGGPPVGIEQMLDAREERVARQGTALARFGRPLVSMTLVMPGPLKDGWLQRSVLELALGELETTASDRRWPVLSREVSWQQTGPEALYVIDGEPEILKAATIELEDRHPLGRLWDLDVIAPGPRMLSRKQLGHPERRCLVCDQPARECARSRRHPLERVLDAIARIASDFGLHADA
- a CDS encoding triphosphoribosyl-dephospho-CoA synthase; translation: MISVCTPTLDIALSDLLSGLHPASTASLVAAYADQALRTELLLTPKPGLVDLRNCGAHRDMNVQTFLASARAIEPWWPRFVERGYECASVAARDFLPLVRPQGVECEGAMLRATGGVNTHKGAIFSLGLLCSAVGRLLANGIELSRQV